In one Amyelois transitella isolate CPQ chromosome 22, ilAmyTran1.1, whole genome shotgun sequence genomic region, the following are encoded:
- the LOC106129847 gene encoding uncharacterized protein LOC106129847, which produces FIPVPSSVSQLINSYNYEGGDIIDSIPEHDWKLLAALARKREDDAEREKLADQFRKLWQREKEERDMVAAETSEQYKRYLHKKRQEQNSWIEYQRYHRSLEQQLRTGRLLDYIRDKERRSAAQLEATDDKKVSELVDRALEEEARSRLAADRRVRLDAAEKWRRQAELDDAQRREDDARMRRDALLRDMSKRVAITNALSSWETSLLRQEITALDAERRAHHAAHAALTRERSIRLSRARAARQRRARKLAAITAKLRDAVRTGKL; this is translated from the exons TTTATTCCAGTGCCCAGTTCGGTGTCTCAACTGATCAACTCCTACAACTATGAGGGCGGCGATATCATAGATTCGATTCCCGAGCACGACTGGAAGTTGCTAGCAGCTTTGGCACGAAAGAGAGAAGATGACGCTGAGAGGGAGAAGCTGGCTGACCAGTTCCGGAAGCTGTGGCAGAgggagaaagaagaaagagatatg GTGGCCGCAGAAACATCCGAGCAATACAAGAGGTATTTGCACAAGAAGAGGCAGGAGCAGAACTCTTGGATAGAGTACCAGCGCTACCACCGGTCTCTGGAACAGCAACTAAGAACGGGACGACTCCTGGACTACATCAGGGACAAGGAGAGGAGAAGCGCTGCCCAATTAGAAGCTACTGATGATAAAAAG GTTTCAGAATTAGTGGACCGAGCGTTAGAAGAAGAGGCTCGTTCGCGCTTGGCCGCCGACCGGCGAGTTAGATTGGACGCGGCGGAAAAGTGGAGGAGACAGGCGGAGTTGGATGATGCCCAGAGAAGAGAAGACGATGCCAGGATGAGGAGAGATGCTTTGCTAAGAGATATGTCAAAG CGTGTTGCAATAACCAACGCTCTCAGCTCGTGGGAGACCTCTCTCCTGCGGCAGGAGATCACGGCATTGGACGCCGAACGCCGCGCGCACCACGCTGCGCACGCGGCGCTGACCAGGGAACGCAGTATAAGACTGTCTAGAGCACGTGCTGCCAGACAACGGCGGGCGAGGAAGTTGGCTGCCATCACGGCGAAACTGAGAGATGCTGTGAGGACCGGGAAATTGTGA